A window of the Dermatophagoides farinae isolate YC_2012a chromosome 2, ASM2471394v1, whole genome shotgun sequence genome harbors these coding sequences:
- the LOC124498891 gene encoding uncharacterized protein LOC124498891 has product MSLSNCYSFYRQHHNHCHNWLRMNGYQGLTSIDQVFSHSNDVADSKPIDDNNHHHTTNCDEIDPEYLKTLEITHRHQQELERQRKHENSNNDWFQYVDLSQTESYSIRSKAPDNSDDDFEESTNDHYQLLMLSHIRSEGKKMHHYSRVYGDEKPLALKNLIEMENDLQYNFEKYCDRHQPPFWPILPIRIKWS; this is encoded by the coding sequence ATGTCACTTTCAAAttgttattcattttatcgacaacatcataatcattgccATAATTGGCTACGGATGAATGGATATCAAGGTTTGACGTCTATTGATCAAGTTTTTTCGCATTCCAATGATGTTGCCGATAGCAAACctattgatgataacaatcatcatcatactacTAACtgtgatgaaattgatccGGAATATTTAAAAACATTGGAAATAACGCACCGACATCAACAAGAACTAGAGCGTCAACGTAAACATGAAAATTCCAATAATGATTGGTTCCAATATGTCGATCTCAGTCAAACCGAATCCTATTCAATTCGATCAAAAGCTCCTGATaattcagatgatgatttcgaaGAATCTACCAATGATCACTACCAATTGCTGATGCTGTCTCACATACGATCtgaggggaaaaaaatgcatcaTTATTCACGCGtttatggtgatgaaaaaccGTTGgcgttgaaaaatttaattgaaatggaaaatgatttgcaatataattttgaaaaatattgtgaTCGCCATCAGCCACCATTTTGGCCCATTCTTCCAATCCGAATAAAATGGTCTTAA
- the LOC124498881 gene encoding alpha-methylacyl-CoA racemase isoform X2 has product MMAPLKGVKVIELVGLAPAPFLGLILSDFGARVIRLDNTNGSMFSQQKESMYLNLKHPKGSEILQRLTEKSDVLIDPYRPGVLERLELGPERLCQLNPGLVFARLSGYGQTGPMARKASHDINFLSLSGVMSRFGYNDRPPIAPLNLMGDIGGGSILCAMAIVMALYERNHSGKGQIIDHSMTEGVGYLGSFLWESLKQKELLWPNWPNRGQNTLDFGSPFYRCYECADGKFMAVGALEEKFYQNLLHTLGFEAECFNRFDTESWPEMVEEIGKKFKTKTRDEWTHEFEKADACVTPVLNMEEVTHNEHNRIRKSYDPNSGYPNPAPRFSRTPAIGNREGCMETDGKCESQSRDILIKELGYTEQELEEFGSDVYN; this is encoded by the exons ATGATGGCTCCTTTGAAAGGTGTCAAAGTTATCGAATTAGTTGGTCTAGCACCGGCTCCATTTCTAGGCTTAATCCTATCCGATTTTGGTGCTCGAGTCATTCGT CTTGACAACACAAATGGATCAATGTTTTCACAACAAAAGGAATCCATGTACCTGAATCTAAAACACCCAAAAGGTTCGGAAATATTACAACGTTTAACAGAAAAATCCGATGTTCTTATAGACCCATATCGCCCTGGCGTTTTGGAAAGACTTGAACTTGGACCCGAACGACTTTGTCAACTTAACCCTGGTCTTGTATTTGCTAGGTTATCTGGCTATGGTCAAACAGGGCCGATGGCCCGAAAAGCTTCTCATGATATCAATTTTCTAAGTCTTTCAGGTGTCATGTCTCGTTTCGGTTACAATGATCGACCACCAATCGCACCATTAAATTTGATGGGTgatattggtggtggttcgATACTTTGTGCGATGGCAATAGTTATGGCCCTTTATGAACGCAATCATTCCGGTAAAGGACAAATAATAGACCATAGTATGACCGAAGGTGTCGGATATCTCGGTAGCTTTCTTTGGgaatcattgaaacaaaaagaattattGTGGCCCAATTGGCCGAATCGTGGACAAAACACATTGGATTTTGGTTCACCGTTTTATCGCTGCTATGAATGTGCAGATGGAAAATTCATGGCTGTCGGTGCGttggaagaaaaattctaCCAAAACCTGTTACATACGCTCGGCTTCGAAGCGGAATGTTTCAATCGTTTCGATACTGAATCGTGGCCTGAAATGGTCGAAGAGATtggtaaaaaattcaaaacaaaaacaagggATGAGTGGACACATGAATTCGAAAAAGCCGATGCTTGTGTAACTCCTGTATTGAATATGGAGGAAGTAACGCATAATGAACATAATCGTATACGTAAATCTTATGATCCGAATAGCGGATATCCAAACCCAGCGCCTCGATTCTCACGAACACCAGCCATCGGAAATCGTGAAGGTTGTATGGAAACAGATGGTAAATGTGAATCACAATCGCGTGACATTCTTATCAAAGAACTTGGCTATACTGAACAAGAGTTGGAAGAATTTGGTTCAGACgtttataattga
- the LOC124498881 gene encoding alpha-methylacyl-CoA racemase isoform X1, with protein sequence MMAPLKGVKVIELVGLAPAPFLGLILSDFGARVIRVDNLDNTNGSMFSQQKESMYLNLKHPKGSEILQRLTEKSDVLIDPYRPGVLERLELGPERLCQLNPGLVFARLSGYGQTGPMARKASHDINFLSLSGVMSRFGYNDRPPIAPLNLMGDIGGGSILCAMAIVMALYERNHSGKGQIIDHSMTEGVGYLGSFLWESLKQKELLWPNWPNRGQNTLDFGSPFYRCYECADGKFMAVGALEEKFYQNLLHTLGFEAECFNRFDTESWPEMVEEIGKKFKTKTRDEWTHEFEKADACVTPVLNMEEVTHNEHNRIRKSYDPNSGYPNPAPRFSRTPAIGNREGCMETDGKCESQSRDILIKELGYTEQELEEFGSDVYN encoded by the exons ATGATGGCTCCTTTGAAAGGTGTCAAAGTTATCGAATTAGTTGGTCTAGCACCGGCTCCATTTCTAGGCTTAATCCTATCCGATTTTGGTGCTCGAGTCATTCGTGTGGACAAT CTTGACAACACAAATGGATCAATGTTTTCACAACAAAAGGAATCCATGTACCTGAATCTAAAACACCCAAAAGGTTCGGAAATATTACAACGTTTAACAGAAAAATCCGATGTTCTTATAGACCCATATCGCCCTGGCGTTTTGGAAAGACTTGAACTTGGACCCGAACGACTTTGTCAACTTAACCCTGGTCTTGTATTTGCTAGGTTATCTGGCTATGGTCAAACAGGGCCGATGGCCCGAAAAGCTTCTCATGATATCAATTTTCTAAGTCTTTCAGGTGTCATGTCTCGTTTCGGTTACAATGATCGACCACCAATCGCACCATTAAATTTGATGGGTgatattggtggtggttcgATACTTTGTGCGATGGCAATAGTTATGGCCCTTTATGAACGCAATCATTCCGGTAAAGGACAAATAATAGACCATAGTATGACCGAAGGTGTCGGATATCTCGGTAGCTTTCTTTGGgaatcattgaaacaaaaagaattattGTGGCCCAATTGGCCGAATCGTGGACAAAACACATTGGATTTTGGTTCACCGTTTTATCGCTGCTATGAATGTGCAGATGGAAAATTCATGGCTGTCGGTGCGttggaagaaaaattctaCCAAAACCTGTTACATACGCTCGGCTTCGAAGCGGAATGTTTCAATCGTTTCGATACTGAATCGTGGCCTGAAATGGTCGAAGAGATtggtaaaaaattcaaaacaaaaacaagggATGAGTGGACACATGAATTCGAAAAAGCCGATGCTTGTGTAACTCCTGTATTGAATATGGAGGAAGTAACGCATAATGAACATAATCGTATACGTAAATCTTATGATCCGAATAGCGGATATCCAAACCCAGCGCCTCGATTCTCACGAACACCAGCCATCGGAAATCGTGAAGGTTGTATGGAAACAGATGGTAAATGTGAATCACAATCGCGTGACATTCTTATCAAAGAACTTGGCTATACTGAACAAGAGTTGGAAGAATTTGGTTCAGACgtttataattga
- the LOC124498887 gene encoding fructose-2,6-bisphosphatase TIGAR, which translates to MSPLTKVKFPSFLLTLIRHGETNENNQAIVQGQKDTKLNETGRKQSQCLAKNFDSNGFNRIYASDLSRAYDTCTILLSDDSKCIITDPLIRERSFGEKEGRPLKELVAAARNAGLSTPEYIAKGGESLADVQKRVIRFLQEKILLSTKPDEQVLIVSHGGVIRQMIEFLAEFMPTDLNSSEFEKKKKLIPPNTSVTEFRIFYCPAKHQIESVECMRLHEIEHLDEKTKQHALNQPQINAKVAM; encoded by the exons ATGTCACCATTGACCAAAGTCAAATTTCCTAGCTTTTTGCTAACACTAATACGCCA TGGTGAaactaatgaaaataatcaagcCATTGTACAAGGACAGAAAGACACGAAACTAAATGAAACTGGGCGCAAGCAATCACAGTGTTTGGCcaaaaatttcgattcaaatgGATTCAATCGTATCTATGCATCCGATTTATCTCGTGCTTATGATACATGTACGATATTGCTGTCAGATGATTCTAAATGTATCATCACTGATCCTTTAATACGAGAACGTTCATTTGGAGAAAAAGAAGGCCGTCCGTTGAAAGAATTGGTTGCAGCAGCCCGTAATGCTGGTCTATCGACACCAGAATACATAGCAAAAGGTGGTGAATCTTTGGCAGATGTCCAAAAACGTGTGATTCGTTTtttgcaagaaaaaattctgctATCCACCAAACCTGATGAGCAAGTGTTAATTGTATCACATGGTGGCGTCATTCGACAGATGATTGAATTCCTTGCAGAATTTATGCCTACGGATTTGAATTCTTCagaatttgaaaagaaaaaaaaattaattcctCCCAACACATCGGTTACGGAATTCCGGATATTTTACTGTCCAGCAAAacatcaaatcgaatcagTTGAATGTATGCGTTTGCATGAAATCGAGcatttggatgaaaaaactAAGCAACATGCTCTAAATCAACCACAGATAAATGCCAAAGTCGCTATGTAG